Within the Dunckerocampus dactyliophorus isolate RoL2022-P2 chromosome 10, RoL_Ddac_1.1, whole genome shotgun sequence genome, the region AAGCAGCGATGCCATCATGCTAGCTGTAGAAGTCCAGAATAACTAGCTCTGCTCATTTACAGATAAATTGGGAGTGTTCTTGAGTTATATAGTTGTACTTGAAATTGGAATATAGAATGACAATAACAATTTGAGTGcgaggtttgtttttttgtggcaaGTGCCACCCAAAATAGACGAGCAGCGTAAGTAAGCTAGCTAGATTCCGTAAACTAGCACGGCTATTGGTAACATACTCGTAAACATATCGACTGCGTTTACAGCGCGTCCTGCAACAAGCTCATCGACCGGCGTATCCACGTTGGCCTTTTCTACCACTGTCATGGAGAAGGTATCTATCTTACATACCCATGTAGTGCTGCCGCCTTAGTTTACCTTGGAGAAGCACATCGCCTTAGCTAACCGGTAGCCGCTTGTCGGCCAGTTGCTGCACCACTGTTTTCACGTCATTTGCCTCATCACTGATGTCAATCCGGCATCATTCTGCACTTAGCTCCTTGGTGTAATTTGAAATTAGTTGttgatattcatattttattgtgCAAGGAAGGTAGGAGAGTGGTCTGTGTGTCGGCGTTGTAGGGGGGAACGCCCAGCTCTTACTTTCGCTACTACACAAAGCATACTCAGCAAAATTGTCTTAACCGTCACAGTAAAACGGCATCACGGTATTTTATCTATAAGCAGTTGTAACATGTTTGAAAAGACTATCCTCACACTTCTCTCTTGTCACAGGCAGACTTTTTGAAAGGGCTTCCTGTGTACAATAAAAGCAACTTCAGCAGGTTTCATGCAGACTCCGTTTGTAAAGCATCTGTAAGTACATTTCGTTTAGTGCTTTTTATTTCTCCAATGCAAGCCACTCTTGAGTGAGCATTTTGCCACTTCTTCGCTCAAAATGTTATGTTGTATTGACTTTTACTGTCCCTTGCAGAATCGGAGGCCCTCTGTCTATCTTCCAACACGGGAATACCCTTCTGAACAGAGTGAGTACAAAGTTGCACTTATTAAACAGGCCTTTGTGTTAATAGGTATTATTTCCTGCGGGTGTAAAATGGTATGCCGAAATAACGGCTCCAAACGTAGCTTGTTTGTAAGATCGCGGTTCGGTTCAATTTTGGTacaatgagggggaaaaaatgcaaaatagtaaactgcttagcttttgtgtaaacagattttttaaatttaaataggTAAGTGCAAACGGCTGGCAGGTAAttttcactttggacacctccggCCTACAGCGTTTCTTTTCAACAGtaagcattaatagttccagcatGTAGCCACGTTCCTGATCTCTCCTGAACAACGTCAGCGCACTGCTTtcgtcttatccacttgtctttatccgtttacgtatttcaccgtCAAGTGTTCAAAAAACAGGAGACGTACGAGGGTCTCCGGAGTCTGGATTCTCCTTGGCATTATCGCTAGCCATCACTCCCATTAGTCAAAGGCTGGGCCGGACTGTTTTCGTCTGCTGAATGCCTCGCCTTATCGTCCGCTGGTAGGCACACTTCCCTGGCTTGTGGAGGTGCATTGCAACATCAAATCTCTCAACAGCAACATTTAAATCCCATTGTACTTGTGTATAGTTACAATAAAAGGCATCATATTCTATTCTAAATGTACATTTCCTGTCCTTCACTTTTATTGTGCACCATTAGCGAAATCGGTATGCCGCTGTACCGTACTAGTGGTTCTGTAGCAAAAACATACGAATGCATGCTCAGTTTTTatccattttgtctttttttgttgttgtttgggtTATTGTTAATACCCGAAAAGGACTGTTTGTTTTCAGACTGTCTCAAGTTGACTGATTTGAATGAGTTATCTGACTCAGGATGCCTTGAGTAGTTGTATTCAAAGGCATGTAGTGGGGAATATGCAAAAGACGTACATTGTTAgttttgtcaaataaaaaagCACCCAGGccttttttgtatgtttatatAAATTCGATATGTATCCAATTCTACTGCAGTTTGAATGTTTTGGTCGTGTATGGCCGACGCAcacgtcatcgaaaggcgtgttttgccACAAGAGAGTTGGGGAAAGGTACTCTGAGGTGTCGGCGACAATTCTTGTAATccgaaaatgattttaaaaatctgtCCATCGCTGccccaccactcctggctcctcggaacagacgttgCACAAATTGCGGTAGGCAAAGATCTCACCTTCTGGTGCCGTTGTTTAGTTCTGTAAACACACTGAGCCGCGACGTGTACTTATGTGTCATGTTAACACACAAAACGTGACgtcgcatgtttttttttttggtaatgtgagaGACTACATAAAAAGATGGGATTATAACAAACAAATCTGAATTGgacatcataccctgcagtgtgaacgtcgTGTTATTGAGCTGGTGAAAAATAGAGGGCTGTTGGGGTGATGGGGAAATGAACTGTGATGGTCCTGAATGTATTTATAAACAAGATCATTTGGCCAGCGTCCATTCACTTGGCAGCCTTTTCTGCACTCGTGCATATTTCAAGTGCTCTTCCGATGTTTTAAGGTATCTCTCTCAGGTGCTGGCTTTTACCAGTGCATGTTATCCGTTGTCAATTTTCTACTTGTGTCAACTTTGAACCAATTTGTCCTCATTGGAAGTTTGCGACCGCTCCGTGGGAACTCCGCAGTGTCTTATCGCCTAtaaagcttgttgtgtttgtgccAGTCATTGTCACAGAGAAAACCAACATCCTTCTGCGCTACCTCCATCACCAGTGGGACAAAGAGGTGAGCGTGTTTACTTGGGTGCCATGGATTTCCTGGAGTGGATGCTGAGCTTCATGGCACCATTGATGATTTATCTTTTATCCTGTACAGAATGCAGCAAAGAAAAGGGAACAGGAACAAGGGGAAGGTGACAGTCCCGCACCCCCAAGAAAGATTGCCAGGACAGACAGCCAAGAAATGAATGAAGACTCataagtgtgtgtatgtatgtatgtatgtatgtatgtatgcctgTGTATATAGAGGGCGTAGCCGATCTTAACAAGTAAAAACAGAAAGGGTATTCGCTCCTCACTAAAGACTTGTGGCCAATCTGTGGCTTGAGGCGGTTTGGTAAACAATGGAGCCATTCTTCAACACAATTCGGAGCCTATGACGAATTAAAGGAGGGTTTTACTGTGAAGAATTTGTTGAAAATCCACACTTTTAGACAGATTTTTCAACCACTGTTTGAGGACTGAAACGAGCCCCTATCGGGCGGTGGGCGTGTTTCTGCCATTTGTTGTTGAAACATGTgtatagtgtgtgtgcgtgtgtgcatgctgaGCTGTGTGTGTATTGTACCGTATATGCCCAGTTCAATGCTTTGTTAAAAAGTCGGATTTCAAGTTGGCGTGTGACTTGACAAATCAAGTCTTCAAAGTTTGACTTCTGGCGTTTTATTGTGTTACTGCGTTTTATTGTAAGGCAACGCGCTTCCTGGCTGCCAAAGTGCCCACCCTCTCAGTTTCACTGCCCACTCTGTAACAACGGCGACGTTTCCCTCTACTGTTTGGATCCACAGAACCAAGAATGCACTGTGAGAAACGGCACAAAGTAGAAGCACCACTCTAATGTGTATGTTAGCAGTGCATAGCTCCAGAATCCACACACAGTCCATCTTGCACCTTTGGTCTAAGCTGAAGGTTTGCATTGAGCTTTAGCCGCTCTTTAAAGTATGCATTCATACATCCTAATGGTGGATTTTGGAGATACAGCATTATGAAATTGGGAACTGAAGGAAAAATGTCTTATGACGTATTGAAAGATTGccagctgtgtttgtgtgcaatgTAAGAAAGACCCTATAGAAGTAAAGACATCGGCCTCGGTGCAGAGTAAATGTGATTTCGGCCTTGCATGTTATTTTCAGTCCTGGCCCATCCTTGATAGCATAGGCGCTTTAGGATTGTGGCTTGATTGTCTTTGACTGTGGAAGGTATTGTTAGAGGCCTTACGACTGGTCGTCACGGTTTGGATCCTGTTGCTTTCTCCCGTTGTCATTTTGAGTAGTTCAGTGCGGGGTTAAAAGGGGTGTTATGTGTTTAGCATGCAGTCAAGTGCTGCTCTTAGCCCACTGTCTTCTTTTTGTCATCcagatttttctttaaaaatatacagtatgtgaaaaaTTCAATCTGTGGTCCGCCTGTGTACATAATCCTGTATTTTTCAGTCATAAGATCATGTTGTGTCTGTGCTAAGACTGTTCTACCACGCCTGGAACCTTCCCATCCCCCCCCATCTCGTGTGTGTTAGATCAGTTGGTTTTTTTCTAGCTTTGCTGAAATAAAACTGGACTGACACTTTCTGTCCTGTGGTGCTTTTTGaaagtgtttttgttgtattgACACACCGATGCGTTGTTGGTGACATTCTGTAGCAACAATAAGACATGAAATGCATTTGAAATAgttttattaacttttttttccccagatcttacaaaaatatgacaaaataaattaaaacaaataaatacccaGTTATTCTCTTTAAAAGATTATTTCTACAGTGGTATGTTGGAAGAGCTTCATGATGTTCAGTAAGTGAGGCTTCAATGACTGACGGTGATGATGGGGTCAGCGGTGACGGTCACAGATCCTACCAATCAGTCAACTCCCACAAAGGTGTGTTCTGCCGATTTCAAAGCCCCGAAATATGAAATAGAACTTCCGTTTGAGTTTCTGTCCTGAAATCCTCCAATATTTGACTAAGCAGTGTCAGTACAAAGACCCTCGCTTCtaatcatgtactgtataatgctGAGACGCTGCCTCAGCAAATGACTTGAAGAAATCAGACGATGGATGCCAGCAATAACTACGAACTTGTGGGTTCCCTGAAAGAAAGCATAACTCTAAAACTCGTTGTCATTAACTGTACATGTCCACCACTTCACTATTAGCCCTGCTTACTCCTTTCAAACATTGAAATAGACGATTAGGTGATGGTCCATTGATGGAAGAATGAAAGTTGTCATGAGCCAAAGCTCGGCTACACGTCACTGTCctgctttatttttaattaccCCCCAATGAAGAAACTATGCAAACATACCGACCCTTGACGTATGTGATGTATTGATGATGTAATTCCCTTATTGCATGTAATGTGTGTGATGCAGGTTTTTACTCTTACAACTGCAGCAATGCAGTATGCTTTTATGCATGAGCTTTTAAACACAAAGTTCCATGTCAACACAACATAGAGCAGACTAGGGTTACAAATGAAGCAGGTTATCTATCGGTTGGATTGCTGAGCGCAGCACCCCCATCCTCACTGACGCAGAATACGAAGTGGACAAAGAATATGGCCATAGACGAGTGACATAGGTGGATTTACTAATCCTTACACTTCAGTGTCAGCTGTTATTGCCTTGCTATTGATAGtgatgtgggaatgcatagGTCATGATTCATCTCTTAACCTACATCGTGTTGGACCCTCTATATCAATGTCAAACGTCAGTATTGACCGCTGGCGGTGTCACCTACTGATAGACAGTGTCGGCAACGATACTCACAGaaagttagggatattcagCTTTCGAGTGAAGTTTCAGGATGAACCTGAAATGCACTATAACCTTTAAAGGTGAACTTAGAGGGatcattgggatttttttgacatgcagTTGTACTGTATGGcatccccgtcagcagtgtagcgcatcaacagtcagtatgtttacatgcactaacaaaaaaaattgcatggatttgtagccatcacactgcagcGACCTGTATTGTTTCTGTGCAAATTGCTAGCCATCCAGGTCAAGATGATCGCCATAAATTGAATAGAGGGCAACAGTTGTGTCTGGCAGGTTATGGTTTTGCGTCGTCGATAGCGCATGTTGTTCGCACAGTTCCACTCATGCACCTTTGCAGCGGAGACACGGGGGTTGCCAGGTCTCGCAAGAGAAGCTGGCTCTCTGaaaacaacagggaacttgggaatttgcaagcgACTTTACAAAATATAGGAACCCTGTGGAGTTCCGAACATCTTTACACTAAAACAAGTCCAAAGACACTAATAAGCGAATCTGGCAACGCTAGCCGAGATGCTTTGTTTATATGTTTGTAACAGGTCAACCAGAAAAGCCAAACATTTACGTGGGCTGGGAGGTTCCcagcagtgttccctcactgatcgcgggggataggtacccaaaatagcccgcaataagtgaaatccacaaagtagccaacttcattttaaaccattattatatatgttttaaggctggaaAACCCCTcagcatacactttatacactttcctCAGATGGGCAATAACACTTTCTCAcatttgtttaaacactcaaagttcaaacctttgtttgaattttaacgatCCACCCCACAGGTCAGACACAAGTAACGCgtgtttcactcctgtgaccgtgccttttccgctgtactgtagcatttttgtatcctcgtTTAGACATATTGgggatggggatgtcatacaacttcatgtcaaaaaatctgacctaTCCCTTTTGACCTCTTTCACTTTTTGTTGTTCTCTAACAAGGagtgaaacagcaaaaatggtcaaaatgcaacaaaaaaaagctgaacttttttctttgcattttcatttcatcacaacacaatactgAGAGTTCAGAAATCAATATTTGGTGGAATAACACTGGCATGCCCtccaccagtcaaaagtttgaggTGGTCACATATTTTTCCAGAGCTATATATTTGAAGACAAAACTTTCtgtaattattattagtgttgCTGATATCAACATGTCGGCTTTTTCTTGTTGCATTATGCTATATTTTTacatctttgctgttttttgtttaattaaattTCTATTTCTATGTGCCGCGGGTCATAACTGAcctctgggctgcactttgtacAGCCCTGCTCTAAAACCAGAACTCTCTGTCGCCCTCTTTTGGCAGATGTGCAGAACGCTCATGTTGATTACCAACCATATTGTTAACAGTATCATGGAAAAATACcactttggtttaaaaaaacaaaaataggacTAAGAAAGCAATCCCGTTatggagctaaaaaaaaaaagagcaacttgtaaaaataaatgaatatattgacggtatttctgcatgtgaaaagaTGTAGTGTACCGTGAGAAAGGAGGAACTCAATACAGTCCTGTGTTTGCATAATGATATGAGGCAGGCTGTTGGCTCCTGCAGAGATGCGGCACATGAGCGTTTAGTGCAAAAGTAACTTGAATTCAACGCTCACTTGCCAAGGGTGGTTAGAGCTTGTGAAATGGAGAACCATCTGTTGGCGAGAGGAGCTCCATGGGCTCGGACCACAGCCAATACAGTAACAGGACTGCGTGTACCATGCAGTTGTTTTAACTCTGCCGTGTGACAGCAGGTCTCATTAATCTGCCTTTTCCAATCCAGCTCACATTGCCAGAGACGGGAAGATGTGCACAAAGCTTTGACATCACCTTTGCTTTGAAAATAAAGCTGGCGAAGTTGTCAActaagggggggggggttgtcacCATTACTCAATTATTCATATTGCTTTTCATCATTTTCCCCACTGCAAGATAAAAAGAAGGGCCCTCTAGTTCACAGTTAAAAATATTGTACTAATATTGGTTTGTGATGACTGAAACATTCTTAAAGTACAATTACAGATCCTTTACGTCTTTCTCCTCTACCAGAGTCGTTTGGCAGCCCGTTCCAATGCTCACCATTACCCatagaagaaataaaaaaatcacagcttttTGCTTTGAAGGcttaaaaatattagaaacgcaGCTCATGCATTTCTTTATGTATTGCAgacatgattgtgtgtgtgtgacatgataGGAGGGTCAAtgtcattgttttgttgttgaacaGAACCAAAACAATGTGCATTCATTTCCACTTCTAGTACTATCACGGGGGTGGGGGCTGGTGTCGCCACATGTCTTCTCACGTTAGTCCTTCACTTGAGATGGCACCAAAGAAGCTACTAGACTTTTGGGCCAGGAGGGTCCATTTCATTTGGATGTCCACTCTCGGATCCCTCCCCTCCCGGTGAGGGGATCTCGTCCGGAATGCTGTTTAAGTCGGACCTGGAAGCCGGCCTCTCGGACGTCTGTGAAGATGATCCCTCCCCGGATCTGGGCGGTGGTGCCCCATTCAAGCACGTCCCCGCTTCAGATTTTCCGAAATTAAACAATTTGCCAGGGTTGAAGGCCTTATTGGGTGACTGAGAACGCTCCTGGGAGCTGCTAcctgatgatgaagatgacgtCGTTGCAGCGTTAGTGGTGGTGGTCGCCGCAGCGGAAGCCGCCGCACACTCCTTCTTATTGTCAGGTGATTTGAGGAATTTGAAGCTGAGGAAGCCGGGCAGCTTTGCTTCGCTACCAGTGGGCGACTGAGGGGAGCGGGCGCCGCCCGATGAGAACTTGCTCTGCAGCGGTATGATCTGTTTCAGCTTCATCACGTTGTTGTTGGCCAACAGAGAGCTGGGCCTCTTGGGCTTGTCCGACCCGCCGCCTCCACCACCCGCACTGCCACCGCCAGGACGCAACTTGCTGCTGTGGCTTTTGTCGTGGTGGTGATCCCCGGCGGAGTCTCCCTTACCATCATCCCTGTCCCTTTCCCTGCGGGCCATATGCTCCGCTTGCCTctgcctctcctcctcctccctcttcttcctctgcAGCTGCTGGTAGTGCTGCTGAGCCTGCCGCTCGTGCTTCTGCAGAGGCAGGGAAACAAATTTCTCAATTACTACAGCAGAACCCGCTTATGTCGATGCCTTTTGGACTGGCTGGCTGATGTCAACATGACCAAAGAAActaaccattgcttgcacatgtACATGAGAATGGGTCAtggataataaaggatttttgaacctATGGCATTCTTTTCCTCCATGTGTgcatattatttacatttttctgttttcataatattttaaactcattttaTACAATTTTACCCTGCTGCGGTAATTTCATTGATGACAACGAAgagaaaaattgcattttattcgtCGCTGTGGTAGAATGCAGGTTAATACTGCCGTTCTTTTATTGTGAAGCTCACCGTTTGCGTGTTTTGATGCTGTGTTATTGTTGCCGTTCTGGCAGCctaaaatgcagatttttcaaCAGCTTTTTCTAAAAGTTGCTGTGTTTTGAGGCCCATTGCATCAGATTGTGATTTTCAGAATGTTCTTTGTAACTGTGTCACTGTAATGTGTGGTCACATTAAGTAATTTAATCGTATTTAAGAGCTTTTATATTTTAATCAGCGAACATTCATGTTGGGAGTTGTATCTCCATTTTACCACCGGGGGACTTCCCATCTCtgagtcgttttttttttaatgcagacaTTCTGGTCTTTTTGTCCTTTGCCACTTGGGCGGCTTCTCTCTactgcggtttttcaaaatatgttatgttttgttgttgactatagcctattatttgAGCAGGATTGGcataattaagcaaatttgacatgtttctggcctaaattaagcattttcaagcataaaagtcgcaacatgaactaaaatacaaatataaggcattcagaacatGTAttcatatgtggtattctacagtggtcattaggtgtcagtaatgttattgatgagccacagcaggaagtgcTTGGTGATAATGtgactcccaatgctaacatgtcttGAGTTTTTTTCCATcgaccatattgggtaatactagtgtaactacaggggtgttatttcgtgtctagagggctctaataatgtttaaaaaacatttacaaggtcataaacaagttttctatgcgctattaaaatattccctttataacgacattcacttatcactgttgggtctggaaccaattaaccgtgataaacaagggattactgtaaacaaTTAACAAAGAAGTGAGGACTTGTGGTAGGTAATGCAGCGACACATTTAATTGGTTAGACAGttcatgtgcatttttgaatgcTGCTCAGGGACACATTCGATGATGACGATCGGACAAAGTTGCAAGGCCGTGAATAATTCGTGGAGATTAGTAGAATTGGCATGATGGCAACATCTCAAAATCCTGGAGGGTCTGACTACTGCCCACAAAACGCAAATATTGTGGCCTTTTTGGCAAATGACGGGACTCGTGGCTTATTCTGAACTTCACCAATTGGCTTTCAAGTCAATGGAGATTTTGCATTAGAAGCAAGTGCTCTGTGTATCAACTGATGAAAACGTTCTCATCTCACCTGGTTTATATGAAGGCGGTATTAATCTAGTCTACCTAAGTGGTTGGCACCctactgttttttcccccatactgtatataaatcaCCTTAAAGGCCTCCCTGCGCTGATAATCCAGTTTAGCCATCTCCTCTCTGACCCATGTGGGTATGTCGGGAATGGCCACATGGATGACATACTTCAAGAGGACGGCAAAGTGCTGCAGGCAGACAGGTAGACAGGAGGATGAGATTACAAAAAGCACAATTTAAATGCAATATGGAACAAAATGAAACAGCATACACACTAATGGCGTGTTCCTTGAACTATTTCTGGTGCAACACTGAGGCTGTTTAATTCTCCTGCAGATAAGACGGACTTCTTTATCAGGCTAAGACAGCGCTGCAGGCTGTTTACCTTATCTTATTATAGGCAGCCGCACAGCTCTGGGCTCACTCAGCCAGAACCTAAATATGTTACGGGTAGTTGAGGACAAATGAAAAGATTTGCCGCACTCTATCTGCTGATGTCATCTCTAAGGTGTGcattaacagtaacagtaaaaaaaatagatttgatCTTGGAGAAAGGTATCTTAGGCCCAAACCTAGTACTGGCTCAAAGTAGGTGCACAGCAGCCAATCTGATCTAACTACAGTGAGGTTGAAATTTGAGTGCAGGCGGTGGCATGTAAAAAAAGTAGGGGAGTTATTTTGTTGTCAGTTTATGAAGTGTGGCCTGTGTTTATTAGAAGTACTGTGGAATACGGTTTgttttgtgggaggaaacggggggggggggaaacgcacgcaagcacagggagaacatgcaaactccacacggagatgttCCAGTTGAGATTCAAGCCCAGATATTAACCACTACTCCAACGTGTTGCCTTGAGAGAAATCAATTGAGGTTAAGTAGAGAAGAGCTGTAGTACCTCCAGGATAACAATGGAGATAATGGCCATCTCAGGGCTTAGCCAGGGGAAGAGGCGCTGGAGCTGACCGCACTGACCGATCAGGTAACAGTTGACAATGATGGCAATCAGACCCATGGCTTCCATTGCGGTCTGCagcatgaaagaaaaaaagtttttctaaAAGATATCACAAGAACAGTGAAAAAACCTGAGAAGAAAACTATTTAGTCTGAGACAAGCCTGAGGGTCACTTCGGGGGTTTTGTTCTTACCTGCCACTGGCCAATACTCTCCACTCTGAGACCAAAGGGCCTCTGCAGACCCGTGCAGAGCTTGAAGGCATCACTGCGTATCTCAATGATGTTGTTGATGAGTGCGCACAAGGCAGCCAGAGGAAAGGCTGAGGAGAATAGCACCACGTAGCCAAACTGGACAAACATCTCTTGGTAATCCTGGAAGGTGTCCTGAGAGAAGATTGTCTGTTGTTACTCCACATAGTACAGCACTTTCGAGGACCACGGCAGCACACTTTTGTCAAGTTATATTCCCACACTTCAGGACATCACCCAAAACTACTCATGGACCAGCCTCAAAAACAGTGTGGAATATACACCCAAAGATACATGAAGTAAGCAGACGTTTTTAGCGCTAGACCaagtattttgtttttacaatttaCTACTAACAGTAGTAAAATAGCCTCATGTTTTATGAAAGGTGTGGAAGTGATTTTTACCTTTGGCATCATTGGCTtcataaaaatgccttctcaaaaactcaaacctcataAAACCctcggcgttatatctgtctcccgccgtatccctgcgcacggtcgcctgtgcgttcatgttcttccgctgtggaacacatacgtaaacaagagcgtctttgtcacattcacatgaacgcacaggcgacagggtgcagggatacggcgggagacaaatataacgccaagcgttttgtgaggtctgattttttttttttgagaaggcatttttgtgacacaaatgtattaatcttttgaacgtatgttgttttgagaagccaaagtctttacttaatggtccccagcaactaaatggaactacgttcttcatcacggaaatctgaccagaactggactcaggagaccaagtggggggtaaagtcgctgttattggactacaacactgatggggatgtcatacttcATGTCAataaatctgaactatccctttagtaTGACTCCTCACCTCTCGGCGTTCACAAAGCTGCTTCTCCACGATTGTACCGTATGTGCACATGGCAGGATACCACTGCAGGTGATGTGCTGCTATTTTCTACGATCCATTTCTACTTcaacaccttttttctcatccCATTTACCTCATAAGTCTGCATGCAGCTTTCCATCTCCGCCTGAGCGAGCGTGGCGCTCTCCTTCTCTTCGGGAGGGTCAATCCATGATTCCCGCCTCGTTCTGGGTTCGGTCCGTTCGGCGCTCCTTCCTCTTCTCCGGTGACGCAACGACGCGCTGCCCTCGCTCCCCGATGCAGGTGGAGCGACACAGGCGGTACCAACGGCGTAGCTTATTCCTTCAGCCGCACATGCCACTCCCCCGCCTGCCTCCTTCACATCATGGATGCCGTTATCGGCGTCGTCTTCACACATTTCAAACACAGAGGCTGGGTCCAATCCTTTTTCCACCATCGTGGGGCTCCCCTCCTCTATGAAACTGTTGTCCATGGGGTGGCCACTGCATGCTGGCCTCCTTTCCATCTTAAGAAATAGCAATAAAAGCATTCATGCTACTATTTGGCATAGGAGTTGACATACAGCTGTTTACCTTCTCTATAAAGCTGACTTTCCTCAGTTTCAAACCACAGTCTAGTAGACCTTCCTCCTCTGTCTCGCCTTCACTGAACCTCCCACTGTCAGCCTCATCCCTCTCGCCACACTCCTCCTCGTCAGGAACCCCACATCCCCCATTCAAACACTTCTTTTCCCTGCAATCGAATAAAGACAAATGGACGTGTGACAAACTGTCACGCTGATGCCATGATTGCAATGATACGTTTTTAAAAATCTCTTTTCTCTAAATACTAATCTGTAATGTGCCAGTTCTTGTTAGTACAGTATTTCCCAATACAGTAATGACTGCAAAAAACAGTATAGCTAGATGTACAGTGTACAGTGTCACAGGAAAAGAAAGTAGTAATATACGGCAATGCAAGCTGTACACCAGAGGCAGAGCCACCGGTCATAATGAAAAATTCAAAAAACGAATAATAACGTAAcgtaaatattatatttatattattataatatatatatatatataatatgtattttatattatatatatatattttttgacagcagcaccagctcAAATGCAAGGTATTTTTTTGCTCtgcttaatgaatgaatgaatgaatgaatgaatttgactgccaaaatagtatagtatagtaatatatatGTCCACACTCAACAAAAGGTGACTCCTTTTACAA harbors:
- the dda1 gene encoding DET1- and DDB1-associated protein 1, producing MEKADFLKGLPVYNKSNFSRFHADSVCKASNRRPSVYLPTREYPSEQIIVTEKTNILLRYLHHQWDKENAAKKREQEQGEGDSPAPPRKIARTDSQEMNEDS